In Lepidochelys kempii isolate rLepKem1 chromosome 10, rLepKem1.hap2, whole genome shotgun sequence, a single window of DNA contains:
- the MOSMO gene encoding modulator of smoothened protein isoform X2 encodes MDKLTIISGCLFLAADIFAIASLANPDWINTGESAGALTVGLVRQCQTIHGRDRTCIPPRLPPEWVTTLFFIIMGIISLTVTCGLLVASHWRREATKYARWIAFTGRLTWL; translated from the exons ATGGACAAATTGACCATCATCTCAGGATGCCTCTTTCTGGCCGCCGACATCTTCGCCATCGCGAGCCTGGCGAACCCGGACTGGATCAACACCGGGGAGTCCGCGG GTGCACTCACAGTTGGCCTTGTGCGACAGTGTCAAACCATCCATGGACGTGACAGGACCTGTATTCCTCCACGGCTGCCTCCTGAGTGGGTCACCACATTATTTTTCATCATTATGGGAATCATTTCACTGACTGTCACTTGTGGTTTGCTAGTGGCTTCCCACTGGCGAAGAGAAGCTACTAAATATGCCCGCTGGATAGCATTCACTGGAA